In Microbacterium sp. 1.5R, the following are encoded in one genomic region:
- the rpsT gene encoding 30S ribosomal protein S20: MANIKSQIKRNKTNDKAHERNKAVKSELKTHIRATRAAVVSGDKAAAEAALKAASRKLDKAVSKGVIHQNQAANRKSSIAKQVSAL, encoded by the coding sequence GTGGCAAACATCAAGTCGCAGATCAAGCGCAACAAGACCAACGACAAGGCTCACGAGCGCAACAAGGCCGTGAAGAGCGAGCTGAAGACGCACATCCGCGCGACCCGCGCCGCTGTCGTCTCCGGTGACAAGGCTGCAGCCGAGGCTGCTCTGAAGGCTGCCTCCCGCAAGCTCGACAAGGCCGTCAGCAAGGGTGTCATCCACCAGAACCAGGCTGCGAACCGCAAGTCCTCCATCGCCAAGCAGGTCTCCGCTCTCTGA